A genomic segment from Desulfonatronum lacustre DSM 10312 encodes:
- a CDS encoding toxin-antitoxin system HicB family antitoxin, producing MPSTYSITLLWDEQRDGYIAYCPEFPELEAFSSSPATAAAGIEAQILARLNEMHGRGAPPPAPRHCVPFSGQFRLRLPKSLHATLSREAEDEGLSLNGYIQYLLAARHAATIATQPNATHRIDDIQETVRLIQDRVDSLTFTQEEHPNFLWNNESAATISLQ from the coding sequence ATGCCTTCCACCTACTCCATAACCTTGCTCTGGGATGAACAACGGGACGGATATATCGCCTACTGCCCTGAATTCCCCGAGTTGGAGGCCTTTTCTTCCTCCCCCGCAACCGCCGCCGCCGGGATTGAAGCCCAGATCCTGGCACGGCTCAACGAGATGCATGGCCGCGGAGCTCCTCCTCCTGCTCCGCGGCACTGCGTCCCGTTCAGCGGCCAGTTCCGGCTCCGCCTGCCCAAGAGCCTGCATGCCACCCTGTCTCGAGAAGCCGAGGACGAAGGCCTCTCCTTGAACGGCTACATCCAATACCTTCTGGCCGCCCGGCACGCCGCGACCATCGCGACCCAGCCAAACGCGACGCACCGGATCGACGACATCCAGGAAACCGTCCGCCTGATCCAGGACCGGGTCGACAGCCTGACCTTCACCCAGGAAGAACACCCGAATTTCCTCTGGAACAACGAATCCGCCGCCACCATCTCGTTGCAATAG
- a CDS encoding glycosyltransferase family 2 protein, translating into MSAHHVQDAPFRQTPPLPKAASPVLVVIPAWNEQASIGDVVRQVIALEEFHVLVVDDASTDDTADLALRAGAQVVTLPVNLGAWGAMQTGMRYARQNGYQTVITMDADGQHLAETLPSLLTPLRDYHADVVIGSCTPRGSRARKTAWTLFRRLSGLNVRDLTSGLRAYSGPAVTLLASSRASLLDYQDVGVLLLLRKAGLRIQEVQVAMCPRRHGSSKVFSSWLKVGEYMLLTLVLCLSHCMSRPTPQPQGTK; encoded by the coding sequence ATGTCCGCGCATCACGTTCAAGACGCCCCCTTCCGCCAAACTCCGCCGTTGCCCAAAGCCGCTTCCCCTGTACTGGTCGTCATTCCGGCCTGGAACGAGCAAGCCAGCATCGGTGATGTTGTCCGTCAAGTCATTGCTCTTGAAGAATTCCACGTCTTGGTTGTGGACGACGCCAGCACGGACGACACGGCTGATCTCGCCCTGCGGGCCGGCGCCCAGGTGGTGACGCTGCCGGTCAATCTGGGAGCTTGGGGCGCCATGCAGACCGGGATGCGCTACGCCCGACAAAACGGCTATCAAACAGTGATCACCATGGACGCCGACGGACAGCACCTGGCCGAAACCCTGCCGTCGCTGCTCACGCCCCTTCGCGACTACCACGCCGACGTGGTCATCGGCTCCTGCACCCCTCGGGGCAGCCGGGCTCGAAAAACCGCCTGGACCCTCTTCCGCCGACTGTCCGGCCTGAACGTCCGGGATCTGACCTCCGGGCTGAGGGCCTACTCCGGCCCGGCCGTCACGCTGCTGGCCTCCAGTCGGGCCTCTCTCCTGGATTACCAGGACGTCGGGGTCCTGCTCCTGCTGCGCAAGGCCGGGCTGCGCATTCAGGAAGTCCAGGTGGCCATGTGCCCGCGCCGACACGGTTCATCCAAGGTTTTCAGCTCCTGGTTGAAGGTCGGCGAGTACATGCTGCTGACGCTGGTCCTTTGTCTTTCCCACTGCATGTCCCGGCCAACCCCCCAGCCACAAGGCACCAAGTGA
- a CDS encoding HlyD family type I secretion periplasmic adaptor subunit yields MKNQLSLPTASKPHTEPTAPSDNTRPIIIAGLLIILLFFGGLGAWAAMATISAAVIAQGEVKVDSNRRTVQHLEGGIVREILVRDGDRVSRGQVLIRLEAEQVSAAYDLQQGQRDHLLAVKARLEAERDRAERVSWPPELLERRDESNVSATMEGENKIFQARRSALQNQTGLLHTQIEQLQIFIRSLDEQAVAVDRIIASLVDEIDSKTILMEGRYLEKSHIMELTRTLDGHRARQEQLIGERAQTRERIAELRLRIQDLNTQYMQEAVTKLGETQNALFELEDRRRPTVDQARRLEITSPDDGIVVGLKVHTPGGVIAPREPLMDIVPGDMPLIVEAQVDVHRISDVHVGQQAELVLTAFKQRTTPRAQGTVTYVSADRLTTQTPHGNFPYYEARIAIDRDSLVTAITDPALLSPGMPVEVYIKTHPRTVLQYLMEPVTAGLRKALREQ; encoded by the coding sequence ATGAAAAACCAACTTTCACTCCCCACTGCGTCGAAACCCCATACCGAACCAACGGCCCCTTCCGACAACACCCGACCGATCATCATCGCCGGGCTGCTGATCATTCTGCTCTTTTTCGGAGGGCTGGGCGCCTGGGCGGCCATGGCCACCATCAGCGCGGCGGTCATCGCCCAGGGCGAGGTCAAGGTGGATTCCAACCGCCGCACCGTTCAGCACCTGGAGGGCGGCATCGTCCGGGAAATTCTGGTCCGTGACGGCGATCGGGTCAGCCGCGGGCAGGTTTTGATTCGCCTCGAGGCCGAGCAGGTCAGCGCGGCCTACGATCTCCAGCAGGGCCAACGCGACCATCTCCTGGCCGTCAAGGCCCGTCTGGAAGCCGAGCGGGATCGCGCCGAGCGCGTATCCTGGCCCCCGGAACTGCTGGAGCGCCGGGACGAGTCCAACGTGTCCGCCACCATGGAAGGGGAAAACAAGATCTTTCAGGCCCGCCGCTCCGCCCTGCAAAACCAGACCGGACTGCTGCATACCCAGATCGAGCAGTTGCAAATCTTCATTCGCAGCCTGGACGAACAGGCCGTGGCCGTGGACCGGATCATCGCCTCCCTGGTCGACGAGATCGACTCCAAGACCATTCTCATGGAAGGCCGCTACCTGGAAAAATCACATATCATGGAGTTGACCAGAACGTTGGACGGCCATCGCGCCCGCCAGGAACAGCTCATCGGCGAACGGGCCCAGACCCGGGAGCGCATCGCCGAATTGCGGCTGCGCATCCAGGATCTGAACACCCAGTACATGCAGGAGGCCGTGACCAAACTCGGCGAAACCCAGAACGCCCTGTTCGAGTTGGAGGACCGTCGACGGCCCACCGTGGACCAGGCCCGTCGCCTGGAAATCACCTCCCCGGACGACGGCATCGTGGTGGGTCTGAAAGTGCACACCCCCGGCGGGGTCATCGCCCCCCGGGAGCCGCTGATGGACATCGTCCCCGGGGACATGCCCCTGATCGTCGAGGCCCAGGTGGACGTGCACCGGATCAGCGACGTGCATGTCGGCCAGCAGGCCGAACTGGTGCTCACCGCGTTCAAGCAACGCACCACGCCCCGGGCCCAGGGCACGGTGACCTACGTCTCCGCTGACCGCCTGACCACCCAGACCCCCCACGGCAACTTCCCGTACTACGAAGCCCGGATCGCCATCGACCGCGACTCCCTGGTCACGGCCATCACCGACCCGGCCCTGCTCTCCCCGGGCATGCCCGTGGAAGTCTACATCAAAACCCACCCCCGCACGGTGCTCCAATACCTCATGGAACCGGTCACCGCCGGCCTGCGCAAGGCGCTGCGCGAGCAGTGA
- a CDS encoding type I secretion system permease/ATPase, which produces MSYPATISTQTVHPLSATSKPAGMDPVTAKLRALTRHVFGRTLLFSFVAGVLRLAVPMNMLAMYSIVIPSQDPLNAYVITGAALGALLAMGLLELVRSRLMVRYGVAVQRDLSDTVLSGMLRDSAEMHSQGFSEAMGNLQKVRNFVSSPAVFALFDCLLAPFLLLIVFLIHPIMGLTALVSIGCVVLLAWRMEKGSKAPLKQANVLAGKNNSFLQECLRGKAAIQAMGMTDAVSGLWRRDQDKVLALQSGASDQAGRLSAMSKLVTMGNTVVLFGIGAHLVINSPMGAGNVLMAVIIAGQAIMPLHQAMANWTNLQEARQAYGNLKDLLAGSAEQAERMELPPPKGALALEQLVFALPGQAILRGVSLSLEPGEFLGVIGPMAAGKTTLARLLTGVVRPTSGTIRLDGADMYNWDQTRLGKFLGYLPQEVELFPGTISENIARMAEPAPEFLDRAAAMSGLDSALAGQPDGLDTLIAEGGANLPGGLRQRIGLARALYGNPRLVILDEPDANLDQAGRDALLAALAELKRRQVTVVMVTHRVSLITRSDKLLVLQQGVPVQYGPTSDVLSKLQNK; this is translated from the coding sequence ATGTCTTACCCAGCCACCATCTCCACCCAAACCGTCCACCCGCTCAGCGCGACCAGCAAACCGGCCGGCATGGACCCGGTCACGGCCAAGCTCCGCGCCCTGACCCGTCACGTTTTCGGCCGCACCCTGCTTTTCAGCTTCGTGGCCGGGGTCCTGCGCCTGGCCGTGCCCATGAACATGCTGGCCATGTACAGCATCGTCATTCCCAGCCAGGACCCTCTCAACGCCTACGTCATCACCGGCGCGGCCCTGGGGGCGCTTTTGGCCATGGGGCTGCTGGAACTGGTCCGCTCCAGGTTGATGGTCCGATACGGAGTGGCGGTGCAGCGCGACCTGTCCGACACGGTGCTTTCCGGAATGCTCCGGGACTCCGCGGAAATGCATTCCCAGGGTTTTTCGGAGGCCATGGGCAACCTGCAAAAGGTGCGCAACTTCGTCAGTTCGCCGGCTGTGTTCGCGCTGTTCGACTGCCTGCTCGCCCCGTTTCTGCTGCTCATCGTCTTTCTGATCCACCCGATTATGGGCCTGACGGCCCTGGTTTCCATCGGCTGCGTCGTCCTGCTGGCCTGGAGAATGGAAAAAGGCTCCAAGGCCCCCTTGAAGCAGGCCAATGTCCTGGCCGGCAAGAACAACTCTTTTTTGCAGGAATGTCTGCGCGGCAAGGCCGCCATCCAGGCCATGGGCATGACCGACGCGGTTTCCGGCCTCTGGCGCCGGGATCAGGACAAAGTCCTGGCCCTGCAGTCCGGGGCCAGCGATCAGGCCGGCCGGCTTTCGGCCATGTCCAAGCTGGTGACCATGGGCAACACCGTCGTCTTATTCGGCATCGGCGCCCATCTGGTGATCAATTCGCCCATGGGCGCGGGCAACGTTCTGATGGCCGTGATCATTGCCGGACAGGCCATCATGCCCCTGCACCAGGCCATGGCCAACTGGACCAATCTCCAGGAAGCCCGCCAGGCTTACGGCAACCTGAAGGACCTGCTGGCCGGGTCCGCCGAGCAGGCCGAGCGCATGGAACTGCCTCCGCCCAAGGGCGCCCTGGCCCTGGAACAACTGGTCTTCGCCCTTCCCGGACAGGCGATTCTGCGCGGCGTATCCCTTTCCCTGGAGCCCGGTGAATTCCTGGGCGTGATCGGCCCCATGGCCGCGGGCAAGACCACCCTGGCCCGCCTGCTGACCGGGGTGGTCAGGCCCACCTCCGGAACCATTCGCCTGGACGGCGCGGACATGTACAACTGGGACCAGACCCGCCTGGGAAAATTTCTGGGATATCTGCCCCAGGAAGTTGAACTGTTCCCCGGGACCATCAGCGAGAACATCGCCCGGATGGCCGAGCCGGCCCCCGAATTCCTGGACCGGGCCGCGGCCATGTCCGGGCTGGACTCGGCCCTGGCCGGGCAGCCCGACGGGTTGGACACCCTGATCGCCGAAGGCGGGGCCAACCTGCCCGGTGGTCTGCGCCAACGCATCGGCCTGGCCCGTGCTCTGTACGGCAACCCGCGGCTGGTCATCCTGGACGAACCCGACGCCAATCTTGATCAAGCCGGCCGCGACGCCCTGCTGGCCGCCCTGGCCGAACTCAAGCGCCGCCAGGTCACCGTGGTCATGGTCACCCACCGCGTCTCCCTGATCACCCGCTCCGACAAACTCCTGGTCCTCCAACAAGGCGTCCCGGTCCAATACGGCCCCACGTCCGATGTCCTGTCCAAACTTCAAAACAAATAG
- a CDS encoding TolC family protein: MSRKYSPSLPTLSKQVLSGLLVIALTLPPLPILAREAEEIENNAPDATSALILEMEECVQIGLVRNPRIKAAEYAVQRAGSDVHAAFADFLPRIDTGFQARRMRQMRSGLPSTDTEEQENGDSAESDDNDHYDGPAEGEGARMLARALAKNKDDTPLPADPVNPTPVFNPFEELQQQLNQINEGLNQQNQALAGLDENLSNLDENLEELNVKLDDLQEALNKRPLDADSTSFDETVWYARISQPVFTGFTITNTYLRSRLTREMTEAELEYVRLEVARDIRVAFLNVLWAQEDMRSLEARITRLEAQLEAAEAFTRLGMKPYLDVLQAEVDLSEARQDHTQVLNAQRVHTARLLTLMGMPSETPLEVAGRLESFQPDFSLTLHECLAESRNNRPDLFIAHKAVEVAEKDVHLAWGRFAPTASVDFAYNVQDRKYRDREVAERYDYSDRQYWTLGLNVSMNLFEGGRSRAMVMRARHELFRIREDMLHHEMQAAYEVESAYLVLHEAQQRIDSTVKVRAAAQEAYDMALVRYRTEIGTQTELLDAQERLARSETNTNQARAQYNRARAQLYFAMGWLESHPTPQTQQAQQTQ; encoded by the coding sequence ATGTCACGGAAATACTCGCCCTCCCTCCCAACACTTTCCAAGCAGGTTCTCTCCGGCCTGCTCGTCATTGCTCTCACGCTCCCGCCCCTGCCGATCCTGGCTCGAGAGGCCGAAGAGATTGAAAACAACGCCCCGGACGCCACGAGCGCCCTGATTCTGGAAATGGAGGAATGCGTCCAGATCGGCCTGGTCCGCAATCCCCGCATCAAGGCCGCTGAATACGCCGTCCAACGGGCCGGTTCGGACGTCCATGCCGCTTTCGCCGATTTTCTGCCCCGGATTGACACCGGTTTTCAGGCTCGGAGGATGCGCCAAATGCGCTCCGGACTGCCGTCCACGGATACCGAAGAACAAGAAAACGGGGATTCCGCTGAAAGTGACGACAACGACCACTACGACGGCCCGGCTGAAGGCGAAGGCGCCAGGATGCTGGCCCGGGCCCTGGCCAAAAATAAAGACGACACCCCGCTCCCTGCGGACCCGGTCAATCCCACCCCCGTCTTCAACCCATTTGAAGAACTTCAGCAGCAACTCAATCAGATCAACGAGGGCTTGAATCAACAGAATCAAGCCCTGGCCGGCCTTGATGAGAATTTGAGCAACCTCGATGAAAACCTGGAGGAACTCAACGTCAAGCTGGACGATCTCCAGGAGGCCCTGAACAAGCGCCCCCTGGACGCGGATTCCACCAGTTTCGACGAGACCGTCTGGTATGCGCGCATCAGCCAGCCCGTGTTCACCGGCTTCACCATCACCAACACCTACCTCCGTTCCCGGTTGACCCGGGAAATGACGGAAGCGGAGTTGGAATACGTTCGACTGGAGGTGGCTCGGGATATCCGCGTGGCCTTCCTGAACGTGCTCTGGGCCCAGGAGGACATGCGCAGCCTGGAAGCCCGAATCACCCGCCTGGAAGCCCAGCTTGAGGCGGCTGAAGCCTTCACGCGTCTCGGCATGAAGCCCTACCTGGATGTGCTGCAGGCCGAAGTGGATCTCAGCGAGGCCCGCCAGGATCACACCCAGGTGCTCAACGCCCAACGGGTGCACACGGCCCGTCTGCTGACCCTGATGGGCATGCCCTCGGAAACCCCCCTGGAGGTCGCCGGACGCCTGGAGTCCTTTCAGCCCGACTTTTCCCTGACCTTGCATGAATGCTTGGCCGAGTCCCGCAACAATCGCCCGGACCTGTTCATCGCCCACAAGGCCGTGGAAGTGGCTGAAAAAGACGTTCATCTTGCCTGGGGCCGGTTCGCGCCCACGGCATCCGTGGATTTCGCCTACAATGTTCAGGACCGGAAATACCGGGACCGAGAAGTCGCCGAACGCTACGACTACAGCGACCGCCAGTACTGGACCCTGGGCCTGAACGTCTCCATGAACCTGTTCGAAGGGGGCCGTTCACGGGCCATGGTCATGCGCGCACGCCATGAGCTGTTCCGGATTCGGGAGGATATGCTGCACCACGAGATGCAGGCCGCCTACGAAGTGGAGTCCGCGTACCTGGTCCTGCATGAAGCCCAACAGCGCATCGATTCCACGGTCAAGGTCCGGGCCGCGGCCCAGGAAGCCTACGACATGGCCCTGGTCCGCTACCGCACCGAAATCGGCACCCAAACCGAACTCCTGGACGCCCAGGAACGCCTGGCCCGCTCGGAAACCAATACCAATCAGGCCCGCGCCCAATACAACCGCGCCCGCGCCCAACTCTACTTCGCCATGGGCTGGCTCGAATCCCACCCAACCCCACAAACCCAACAAGCTCAACAAACCCAATAA
- a CDS encoding type I secretion system permease/ATPase — translation MFRFIPKSLIPIYATAFFFSLFINVLSLAVPLHMLQIFDRVLTGRSEATLIFVTMAALLALTIMGVLEGLRSRLLVRLGNRVDQRMGDPVIKAMFTPKGLPGTPSYERGAADLNAVKAFLGGTGIFAFFDLPWLPIYLAVTFMLHPVIGMVSTVGAVVLFLLLFVNESLTRKAAREAAESSSQAATILRTAQRNVHAVYAMGMLPDIVARWQRNGGRDLAMETRVHNRTGLSSAMTKTLRMGLQAIILSVGAVLVIANEITAGVMIVGSIMMGKALQPLDLILAGWRQFQEARLAAGRLNLAVPSSDRSSASDRLRPRQTLELPSGSAAPVPTPHPGLLVRDLNLRLHDRPILTNVSLDLPPGRIMALVGPSGAGKTTLAGTLVGLYAPESGELRLDGHDLTTLDEASRSSLIGYLPQDVELLPATVGQNIGRMSDEDAQGIVTAAQAAGAHELILRLPRGYDTPVAPRAANLSAGQRQRIALARALYGHPRLLVLDEPDANLDDEGRQALARAIAAARSNGNLILLISHRPWILKMADAVIQLEEGKVITQQSPQTP, via the coding sequence ATGTTCCGCTTCATCCCCAAATCCCTCATCCCCATCTACGCTACGGCCTTTTTTTTCAGCCTGTTCATCAACGTGCTCAGTTTGGCCGTGCCGTTGCACATGCTGCAAATCTTCGACCGGGTGCTCACCGGGCGCAGCGAGGCCACGTTGATCTTCGTGACCATGGCGGCCCTGCTGGCCTTGACGATCATGGGCGTTCTGGAGGGGCTGCGCTCCCGGCTTCTGGTTCGGCTGGGCAACCGGGTGGACCAGCGCATGGGCGATCCCGTAATCAAGGCCATGTTCACGCCCAAGGGGCTGCCCGGAACGCCGAGCTACGAACGCGGCGCCGCGGACCTGAACGCGGTGAAGGCGTTTCTCGGCGGCACCGGCATTTTCGCTTTTTTCGACCTGCCCTGGCTGCCCATCTATCTGGCCGTGACCTTCATGCTCCATCCGGTGATCGGCATGGTTTCCACGGTCGGGGCCGTGGTGCTGTTCCTGCTGTTGTTCGTCAACGAGTCCCTGACCCGCAAGGCGGCCCGCGAAGCAGCCGAGTCCTCCTCCCAGGCCGCGACCATCCTCCGCACGGCCCAGCGCAACGTCCATGCCGTGTACGCCATGGGCATGCTCCCGGACATCGTGGCCCGGTGGCAGCGCAACGGGGGCCGCGACCTGGCCATGGAAACCCGGGTCCACAACCGGACCGGCCTCAGCTCAGCCATGACCAAAACCCTGCGCATGGGCCTGCAGGCCATTATTCTCAGCGTGGGCGCGGTGCTGGTGATCGCCAACGAGATTACCGCCGGGGTGATGATCGTGGGGTCGATCATGATGGGCAAGGCCCTCCAGCCCCTGGACCTAATCCTGGCCGGCTGGCGGCAGTTTCAGGAAGCCCGCCTGGCCGCGGGGCGCTTGAACCTGGCCGTGCCAAGTTCCGACCGCTCTTCGGCTTCCGACCGGCTCCGGCCACGGCAAACCCTGGAACTGCCCTCGGGCTCGGCCGCCCCGGTTCCCACGCCCCACCCAGGGCTGCTCGTCCGTGACCTGAACCTCCGGCTCCACGATCGCCCGATCCTCACCAACGTCTCCCTGGACCTGCCTCCCGGCCGGATCATGGCCCTGGTCGGCCCCAGCGGTGCGGGAAAGACCACGCTGGCCGGCACCCTGGTCGGCCTGTACGCCCCGGAATCCGGAGAACTGCGTCTCGACGGTCACGACCTGACCACCCTGGACGAGGCGTCAAGATCCTCGCTCATCGGCTATCTTCCCCAGGACGTGGAGCTGCTCCCGGCCACGGTGGGCCAGAACATCGGCCGGATGAGCGACGAAGACGCCCAAGGCATCGTCACCGCGGCCCAGGCCGCCGGGGCGCACGAATTGATTCTCCGCCTTCCCCGGGGCTACGACACCCCGGTCGCGCCACGGGCCGCCAACCTCTCAGCCGGGCAGCGCCAGCGCATCGCCCTGGCCCGCGCCCTCTACGGCCACCCGCGGCTGCTGGTCCTGGACGAACCCGACGCCAACCTGGACGACGAAGGCCGCCAGGCCCTGGCCAGGGCCATCGCCGCGGCCCGAAGCAACGGCAACCTCATCCTGCTCATCTCCCACCGCCCCTGGATCCTCAAAATGGCCGACGCCGTGATCCAACTTGAAGAGGGAAAGGTAATAACCCAACAATCTCCACAAACCCCATAA
- a CDS encoding S8 family serine peptidase, with the protein MINDPIFPDQWQIHPSSPWNVRAYPVWLDYTGKGVTVFVADDGFQVDHPDLAANIISHVNLETMEPDGRPRSENDNHGTSVAGLIAAPINGLGVVGVAPEASLILGRLPFSDEEEDPSHTAETNAFALAKNYDVMNNSWGYTPLGDSWFDEDFQEVYANLVTAVREGRGGLGTIIVFSAGNEQLDEETGQPFQYNSNLKNLQNHPYTIAVANLTVDGSIYSDEGNSLPGANVLVAAPGEGTVTTDRLPPDGYIPYDAYTEFGGTSAAAPVTSGIVALMLEANPNLGFRDVQEILAYSARETPFMQARTNGAENWNLGGLTFSDAFGFGVVDALAAVSLAETWHKQSTAQNQLEQNFELTGLAGRALGSTLSHSFTVNDSVSLEHVLLAVNMDGVSLEHLRIELISPSGTRSTLISDALVETDGLVFEFSSVQFLGEDAAGTWTLEMTNTGPTGRINEIAFTALGGNAPRAHVITDAVLNATGPLVMDTEGYSVINAAAFGGDAVINLSAGTMAFDHLSGTITDPSLVRFVATGDGDDTIVVNSLDNVVRAGRGNDLISSGLGDNIINAGPGLDVVYYSQHAATALQVTGNREQAVVLADDFSDLLHQATLVVSRDYVVTMLAPTAGISARGLDPHFYLEQNPDVAAAVDQGWMSAEQHYQSYGIFESRAPNPLLAPDFYLENNPDVALAVEQGLLTAHDHYFSSGWLEGRDPSAYFSTTSYLEIHQDVALAGMNPLEHYLLYGITESRAAYLA; encoded by the coding sequence ATGATAAACGACCCCATCTTCCCCGACCAATGGCAGATCCACCCCTCCTCTCCGTGGAACGTCAGGGCGTATCCCGTCTGGCTGGACTATACGGGTAAGGGCGTGACCGTGTTCGTGGCGGACGACGGGTTTCAGGTGGACCATCCGGACCTGGCCGCGAACATCATCAGCCATGTCAACCTGGAAACCATGGAGCCGGACGGCCGCCCGCGTTCGGAAAACGACAACCACGGTACGTCCGTTGCCGGACTGATCGCCGCGCCGATCAACGGCCTGGGCGTGGTGGGCGTGGCGCCCGAAGCCTCCCTGATCCTGGGCCGACTGCCGTTCAGCGACGAAGAGGAAGACCCTTCCCATACGGCGGAGACCAACGCCTTTGCCCTGGCCAAAAATTACGACGTGATGAACAACAGTTGGGGCTACACCCCCCTGGGCGATTCCTGGTTTGACGAGGATTTTCAGGAAGTCTACGCCAATCTCGTCACCGCGGTCCGCGAAGGCCGCGGCGGCCTGGGCACGATCATCGTCTTTTCCGCCGGCAACGAGCAATTGGACGAAGAGACCGGCCAGCCGTTCCAGTACAATTCCAACCTCAAGAATTTGCAGAACCATCCCTACACCATTGCCGTGGCCAACCTGACCGTGGACGGTTCCATCTACTCGGACGAGGGCAACTCCCTGCCCGGGGCCAACGTCCTGGTGGCCGCTCCGGGCGAGGGCACGGTGACCACGGACCGCCTGCCCCCGGACGGGTATATTCCCTACGACGCCTACACGGAGTTCGGCGGCACCTCGGCCGCCGCGCCGGTGACCTCCGGGATCGTGGCCCTGATGCTGGAGGCCAACCCGAATCTGGGTTTTCGCGACGTCCAGGAAATCCTGGCCTACAGCGCCCGGGAAACGCCCTTCATGCAGGCCCGGACCAATGGGGCGGAAAACTGGAACCTGGGCGGCCTGACCTTTTCCGACGCCTTCGGCTTCGGCGTGGTGGACGCCCTGGCCGCGGTGAGCCTGGCCGAGACCTGGCACAAGCAGAGCACCGCGCAAAATCAGCTGGAGCAAAACTTCGAGCTGACCGGACTGGCCGGACGCGCCCTGGGCTCCACCCTCTCCCATTCCTTCACGGTCAATGACAGCGTTTCCCTGGAGCACGTTCTCCTGGCCGTGAACATGGACGGCGTCTCCCTGGAGCACCTGCGCATCGAGCTGATCTCCCCCTCCGGGACCCGCTCCACCCTGATTAGCGACGCCCTGGTGGAGACCGACGGGTTGGTCTTCGAGTTCTCCAGCGTCCAGTTCCTGGGCGAGGACGCGGCCGGAACCTGGACCCTGGAAATGACCAACACCGGCCCGACCGGACGGATCAACGAGATCGCCTTCACCGCCCTGGGCGGCAACGCTCCCAGGGCGCACGTCATCACCGACGCCGTGCTCAACGCCACCGGCCCGCTGGTCATGGATACGGAAGGCTACTCCGTGATCAACGCCGCGGCCTTCGGCGGCGATGCCGTGATCAACCTCAGCGCCGGAACAATGGCCTTCGACCACCTCTCCGGGACCATCACCGACCCGTCTCTCGTTCGCTTTGTCGCCACCGGCGACGGCGATGACACCATCGTGGTCAACAGCCTGGACAACGTCGTCAGGGCCGGACGCGGCAATGACCTGATTTCCAGCGGATTGGGCGACAACATCATTAATGCCGGACCGGGCCTGGACGTGGTCTACTATTCCCAGCACGCCGCCACCGCCTTGCAGGTCACCGGCAATCGGGAGCAGGCCGTCGTCCTTGCCGACGATTTTTCGGATCTGCTGCACCAGGCCACCCTGGTGGTATCTCGCGACTACGTGGTAACCATGCTCGCGCCAACAGCCGGCATCAGCGCACGCGGGCTGGATCCGCACTTCTACCTGGAACAGAATCCGGACGTGGCCGCAGCGGTCGACCAGGGTTGGATGAGCGCGGAACAGCACTATCAGTCCTACGGCATATTTGAATCACGGGCCCCAAACCCACTGCTGGCCCCTGATTTTTATCTTGAAAACAACCCGGATGTCGCCCTGGCCGTCGAGCAAGGGCTGCTCACAGCCCACGATCATTATTTCAGCAGCGGCTGGCTCGAAGGCCGCGACCCATCCGCCTATTTCTCAACCACCAGCTACCTGGAAATCCACCAGGACGTAGCCCTGGCCGGCATGAACCCCCTGGAGCACTACCTGCTCTACGGCATAACCGAAAGCCGCGCCGCCTACCTCGCCTAA
- a CDS encoding DUF2304 domain-containing protein, with translation MTPLPIPLQWTTGLLGLGIACAILLLIRKDSLHVRHSIWWLTVAAGSVLLGFFPRLVDQLGTLLGVHYPPILFLTMAVGMILIKILTMDIERSRQERALRRLTQRMAILEARLPDQHQADDES, from the coding sequence GTGACCCCCCTTCCAATCCCCTTGCAATGGACCACCGGCCTGCTCGGCCTGGGCATTGCCTGCGCGATTCTGCTGCTCATCCGCAAGGACAGCCTGCACGTCCGGCATTCCATCTGGTGGCTGACCGTGGCAGCGGGTTCGGTCCTGCTCGGTTTTTTTCCCCGCCTTGTGGACCAACTCGGCACCCTGCTCGGCGTCCATTACCCACCCATCCTTTTCCTGACCATGGCCGTCGGCATGATCCTGATCAAGATCCTGACCATGGACATTGAACGCTCCCGCCAGGAACGCGCCCTGCGTCGGCTGACCCAACGGATGGCCATCCTGGAAGCCCGGCTTCCCGATCAACATCAGGCCGACGACGAGTCCTGA